A genome region from Bacteroides stercoris ATCC 43183 includes the following:
- a CDS encoding TrpB-like pyridoxal phosphate-dependent enzyme, which yields MSNKTKRFILPEEEIPHYWYNIQADMVNKPMPPLNPATKQPLKAEDLYPVFAEELCRQELNQTDAWIEIPEQVREMYKYYRSTPLVRAYGLEKALGTPAHIYFKNESVSPMGSHKLNSAIPQAYYCKQEGVTNVTTETGAGQWGASLAYAARLFGLEAAVYQVKISYEQKPYRRSIMQTFGAQVTPSPSMSTRAGKDILTAHPNHQGSLGTAISEAIELARTTPNCKYTLGSVLSHVTLHQTVIGLEAEKQMQMAGEYPDMVIACFGGGSNFGGIAFPFMRHTILEGKKTRFIAAEPASCPKLTRGKFQYDFGDEAGYTPLLPMFTLGHNFAPANIHAGGLRYHGAGVIVSQLLKDGYMEATDIKQLESFEAGCLFAQAEGIIPAPESCHAIAATVREANKCKETGEEKVILFNLSGHGLIDMASYDKYLAGDLQNYELTDNDIRRNLDEIGNLV from the coding sequence ATTCATCCTTCCGGAAGAAGAAATTCCACATTACTGGTATAATATACAGGCCGATATGGTGAACAAGCCCATGCCGCCACTCAACCCCGCCACCAAGCAACCGCTGAAAGCGGAAGATTTGTATCCCGTTTTTGCAGAAGAGCTCTGCCGCCAGGAACTCAATCAGACCGATGCCTGGATTGAAATACCCGAACAGGTGCGCGAAATGTACAAATACTACCGAAGCACTCCGCTGGTGCGTGCCTACGGACTGGAAAAAGCGCTGGGTACACCGGCACATATCTATTTCAAAAACGAGAGTGTGAGCCCGATGGGGTCTCACAAACTGAACTCCGCCATACCGCAGGCCTACTATTGCAAGCAGGAGGGTGTGACAAACGTCACCACCGAAACCGGAGCCGGACAATGGGGAGCTTCGCTGGCTTATGCCGCCCGCCTCTTCGGGTTGGAAGCCGCCGTATACCAGGTAAAAATCAGCTATGAGCAAAAGCCTTACCGCCGCAGTATCATGCAGACCTTCGGTGCGCAGGTAACTCCTTCTCCCTCCATGTCCACCCGTGCCGGAAAAGATATTCTGACCGCTCACCCCAACCACCAGGGTTCGCTGGGCACGGCCATTTCCGAGGCCATCGAGCTGGCACGAACCACGCCCAACTGTAAGTATACGCTCGGTTCCGTATTGAGCCACGTCACTCTGCACCAGACTGTAATCGGCCTGGAAGCCGAAAAACAAATGCAAATGGCCGGCGAATATCCCGATATGGTCATTGCCTGCTTCGGAGGCGGTTCCAACTTCGGAGGCATCGCATTCCCATTTATGCGCCACACCATCCTCGAAGGCAAAAAAACACGGTTCATTGCCGCCGAACCGGCATCCTGCCCGAAACTGACACGCGGCAAATTCCAATACGACTTCGGCGATGAAGCCGGATATACCCCGCTACTGCCGATGTTTACCTTAGGACATAATTTCGCTCCCGCCAACATCCACGCCGGCGGTCTGCGCTATCACGGTGCCGGCGTCATCGTATCGCAACTGCTGAAAGACGGCTATATGGAAGCGACGGACATCAAACAACTCGAATCGTTCGAAGCCGGCTGCCTTTTCGCACAGGCAGAAGGAATCATCCCTGCACCGGAGTCCTGCCACGCCATTGCAGCCACTGTACGCGAAGCAAATAAATGCAAGGAAACGGGCGAAGAGAAAGTCATCCTGTTCAACCTGTCCGGCCATGGCCTCATCGATATGGCATCGTACGACAAGTACCTTGCCGGCGATTTGCAAAACTATGAACTGACCGACAACGATATCCGGAGAAATCTGGATGAAATAGGCAATCTGGTCTAA
- a CDS encoding chloride channel protein, which produces MRFFQKIKNWKTVRGWHIWKLKLVDARLYFVSMIVGLLTGLIAVCYHYLLYFLLHIRSDFFASRPAWYWHILLFLLFWGILMFVSFLVGRMPLISGGGIPQTRGVINGRITYKHPFVELVSKFAGGILSVAAGLSLGREGPSVQIGSYIGSLVSRWTHILQGERKQLLAAGAGAGLAAAFAAPLASSLIVIESIERFDAPKTAITTLLAGVVAGAVAGLVFPVNPYHLIEVSEPVLTFLVRMKYFLLLAVIISIAGKIYSVLMISFKRVYSKVKSPVYIKMFYLVLVAYIISLMQVNLTGGGEQFLLQQAQNGSTEIMWVLAVMLLHFGFSVCSVSSGLPGGNFIPTLVTGGLLGQLVGLVAVKYGIIEPPNITYVMLISMSAFLVAIERTPLTAIVLITEITGHFEVFYPSVVVGGLTYYFTELLQMKSFNVILYEDMINSPDFREENRYTLSVEVMTGSYFDGKAVSELSLPERCVIINVHRDGKNLVPAETSLIPGDQVQIEMDSQDIEKLYEPLVSMANIY; this is translated from the coding sequence ATGCGTTTTTTTCAGAAAATAAAGAATTGGAAAACGGTTCGCGGCTGGCATATCTGGAAGTTGAAGTTGGTAGATGCGCGGCTTTATTTTGTCAGCATGATTGTGGGATTGCTGACAGGGCTTATTGCGGTCTGTTATCACTATCTGCTTTATTTCCTGCTACATATCCGCAGCGACTTTTTCGCATCCCGCCCTGCCTGGTACTGGCATATACTCCTGTTTTTGCTGTTTTGGGGGATTCTGATGTTTGTGTCCTTTCTGGTAGGCAGGATGCCTCTTATCAGTGGCGGCGGCATTCCGCAGACGCGCGGGGTAATCAACGGACGCATAACCTATAAACACCCGTTTGTGGAGCTGGTTTCCAAATTCGCTGGTGGAATTCTTTCTGTGGCTGCCGGATTGTCATTGGGGCGTGAGGGGCCTTCTGTACAGATAGGCTCCTATATCGGCAGTCTCGTGTCCCGATGGACGCATATTCTGCAGGGCGAGCGCAAGCAGTTGCTGGCAGCAGGAGCTGGGGCGGGGCTTGCGGCTGCTTTTGCTGCTCCATTGGCCTCTTCATTGATTGTTATCGAATCCATTGAACGTTTCGATGCTCCTAAGACAGCCATTACTACGTTGTTGGCGGGTGTAGTGGCAGGAGCGGTTGCCGGTTTGGTTTTTCCCGTGAACCCTTATCATCTGATTGAGGTGTCGGAACCTGTTTTGACTTTTCTTGTCCGGATGAAGTATTTCCTTTTGTTGGCTGTTATCATTTCCATTGCCGGCAAGATATACTCTGTGCTTATGATTTCGTTCAAGCGGGTATATTCTAAGGTCAAGTCTCCGGTATATATCAAGATGTTTTATTTGGTACTGGTTGCCTACATTATCTCGTTGATGCAGGTAAACCTGACCGGTGGCGGCGAGCAGTTTTTGCTGCAACAGGCGCAGAACGGCAGTACGGAAATAATGTGGGTGCTTGCCGTCATGCTGTTGCATTTCGGGTTTTCGGTGTGCTCCGTGTCTTCAGGCTTGCCGGGTGGTAACTTTATTCCCACTTTGGTGACGGGCGGACTGTTGGGGCAGCTTGTAGGACTGGTCGCTGTAAAGTACGGCATTATCGAGCCCCCAAATATCACTTATGTCATGCTGATATCCATGTCGGCATTTTTGGTGGCCATTGAGCGTACACCGCTTACGGCAATTGTGCTGATAACGGAGATAACCGGACACTTCGAAGTCTTTTATCCCTCGGTGGTGGTAGGCGGTTTGACGTATTATTTTACGGAGCTGCTCCAGATGAAGTCTTTCAACGTAATCTTATACGAGGATATGATTAACTCTCCCGATTTCCGTGAAGAAAACCGGTATACGCTGTCTGTGGAAGTCATGACCGGTTCTTACTTCGACGGCAAGGCAGTAAGCGAGCTTTCCTTGCCCGAACGCTGTGTTATCATCAATGTGCATAGGGATGGAAAAAACCTGGTCCCTGCGGAAACAAGTCTGATTCCGGGAGACCAGGTGCAGATTGAAATGGATTCGCAGGACATAGAGAAACTCTATGAACCGCTCGTCAGTATGGCAAATATCTATTAG